A single window of Gammaproteobacteria bacterium DNA harbors:
- a CDS encoding EscU/YscU/HrcU family type III secretion system export apparatus switch protein, with protein sequence MTQKPTTPPARAVALRYDGTSAPRVTAKGTGEVADYILAVAREHGIPLHENAHLVTLLAQLDLGDEVPAALYTAVAEVLAFAYYISGKTPLDTGVASKE encoded by the coding sequence ATGACGCAAAAGCCCACTACCCCACCCGCACGCGCCGTCGCTCTCCGCTACGATGGCACATCAGCGCCGCGCGTGACCGCCAAGGGAACCGGGGAGGTTGCCGACTACATTCTGGCCGTGGCCAGAGAGCACGGCATACCTCTGCATGAAAACGCCCATCTGGTCACGCTGCTGGCGCAGCTCGATCTTGGCGACGAAGTGCCTGCGGCACTTTATACTGCCGTGGCAGAGGTGCTTGCATTCGCCTACTACATCAGCGGCAAAACCCCCTTGGATACCGGCGTTGCCAGCAAGGAGTGA
- a CDS encoding DUF2802 domain-containing protein: protein MSLETVIAMMGVTLLLCACMWLLLRAVKKRINACNNAVQVLQADSLAQHADAATQASRFEQFERQLQYLSRRQNQLELRDPVTQTYEPAIRMVRSGADVEELVSTCGLARAEAELIMMLHRNVVGPEAAHDVSDAEADEVRWSG from the coding sequence ATGAGTCTTGAGACAGTTATCGCAATGATGGGTGTGACCCTGCTGCTCTGTGCCTGCATGTGGCTGTTGCTACGCGCCGTAAAAAAGCGCATTAATGCCTGTAACAATGCAGTACAGGTGTTGCAGGCGGACAGTCTGGCCCAGCATGCCGACGCTGCGACGCAGGCCAGTCGTTTTGAGCAGTTCGAGCGCCAGCTGCAGTATCTGTCAAGGCGCCAGAATCAACTCGAGTTGCGCGACCCTGTGACCCAGACCTACGAGCCCGCTATTCGCATGGTACGCAGCGGCGCCGATGTTGAAGAGCTGGTGTCCACCTGTGGCTTGGCACGTGCCGAGGCGGAGTTGATCATGATGCTGCACCGTAACGTTGTCGGCCCGGAAGCTGCCCATGACGTGTCTGATGCTGAGGCTGACGAGGTGCGCTGGTCAGGTTAA
- a CDS encoding ParA family protein produces the protein MKVWAVANQKGGVGKTTTAITLAGLLARRGYSTLLVDMDPHGSLTSYLGQDPESDSRSLYTLFQRHGEIDPRDIITRTAFNRLWLMPASTALATLDRQSGVQDGMGLVLARALTRVSGSFDYVVLDCPPVLGVLMVNALAACDHLLIPVQTEFLAIKGLERMLSTLTMITRARRLPLPYTIVPTLFDRRTRAAHTSVHTLRERYPAQCWDSEIPVDTLLREASYRNTPLPFYVPEARACHAYGALLDMLQYADMGLQRKAG, from the coding sequence ATGAAGGTATGGGCAGTGGCAAATCAGAAGGGGGGCGTAGGCAAGACTACTACGGCAATTACGCTGGCAGGCCTGCTGGCACGGCGCGGCTACAGCACGCTGCTGGTCGATATGGATCCGCATGGGTCGTTGACCAGTTATTTAGGGCAAGATCCAGAGTCAGATTCCAGGAGTCTGTACACTCTGTTTCAGCGCCACGGTGAGATTGACCCACGGGATATCATCACGCGCACCGCATTTAACCGACTGTGGCTGATGCCGGCGTCCACCGCCCTGGCTACGCTGGATCGCCAATCCGGTGTGCAGGATGGCATGGGGCTGGTGCTGGCCCGGGCGCTGACCCGCGTCTCCGGCTCATTTGACTATGTTGTGCTTGATTGCCCGCCGGTACTGGGTGTGCTGATGGTGAATGCGCTTGCCGCGTGTGATCACCTGCTGATTCCGGTGCAGACGGAGTTCCTGGCGATCAAGGGGCTTGAGCGCATGCTTTCCACACTCACTATGATCACGCGCGCACGCAGGTTACCGCTGCCGTATACCATTGTTCCCACGCTGTTCGACCGGCGTACGCGTGCCGCGCACACCAGTGTGCACACCTTGCGCGAACGTTACCCTGCCCAGTGCTGGGATAGCGAGATCCCGGTGGATACACTGTTGCGCGAGGCCAGTTACAGGAACACCCCCTTGCCGTTTTATGTGCCAGAGGCGCGTGCCTGCCACGCCTATGGTGCGTTGCTCGACATGCTGCAGTACGCTGACATGGGCCTGCAAAGGAAGGCGGGATGA
- a CDS encoding chemotaxis protein CheW, which translates to MNHAAQAADPIIQWVTFRLDNETYGINVMQVQEVLRVTEIAPVPGSPDYVLGIINLRGNVVTVIDTRKRFGLMPRDMDDSTRIVIIEVNKHVVGILVDSVAEVVDLRVSEIETAPNVGSDESSRYIQGVSSRNEELLILIDLNKFLSAEEWKEMSSL; encoded by the coding sequence ATGAATCACGCCGCACAGGCAGCCGATCCAATCATACAGTGGGTGACTTTTCGTCTGGATAACGAGACCTATGGCATTAATGTCATGCAGGTGCAGGAGGTATTGCGTGTCACCGAGATAGCGCCGGTGCCGGGTTCGCCTGACTACGTGCTGGGCATCATCAATCTGCGTGGTAACGTGGTCACAGTAATCGATACCCGCAAGCGCTTCGGGCTCATGCCAAGAGACATGGATGACAGCACGCGCATCGTGATTATTGAGGTGAATAAACATGTAGTGGGCATACTGGTGGACAGCGTAGCGGAAGTTGTTGATCTGCGCGTCTCCGAAATTGAGACGGCGCCCAACGTAGGCAGCGATGAAAGCTCGAGATACATCCAGGGCGTGTCGAGCCGCAATGAAGAGCTGCTTATACTGATTGATCTCAATAAATTTCTCTCTGCAGAGGAATGGAAGGAGATGAGCTCGCTCTAG
- a CDS encoding flagellar hook-length control protein FliK, translating to MQITGGTQPTSTFSPASSTAEVKAWQVGVLLQAQVRAVSPDGNVTLRIANTMLTGKSPIPMQRGEVLQLQVIEAGAKPVLKILSNVANTPDTQQITEALRINLPRQAPLPHLLSRLAPLAQPQAQIPAQAAAGLSRPLLEQITQLINRLAYSGDTFQATGLRRALSDSGVLLEAKLARANPQPAQFSADIKAGLLQLRAALTSMAPGVTAELPAQNEVAPPPLRGAPLIPQAADRTPAGPGLPAPPTTPQLLGLVDAALARIQLSQLASLPAADDKKPTWMFEVPIRHGAVIDVLQVRIEAPDPDQDNKNSPQAKTLPWCIDLALDLEQLGPIHARISAHQSRVSVSLWAMRTETVSLFNQQLETLRSSLLHNGLEVDSLVCLPGTPPAVNDAANTAHRLLNVRA from the coding sequence ATGCAAATTACCGGCGGCACACAACCTACCTCGACCTTCTCGCCTGCGAGCAGCACCGCTGAAGTCAAGGCCTGGCAAGTAGGCGTACTGCTACAAGCCCAGGTCAGGGCCGTCTCGCCGGACGGCAATGTCACACTGCGTATCGCCAACACCATGCTTACAGGAAAATCGCCGATTCCAATGCAACGGGGAGAAGTACTCCAGCTCCAGGTCATCGAAGCCGGTGCGAAACCGGTGTTAAAAATCCTCAGCAACGTCGCGAATACACCTGATACACAGCAGATCACCGAAGCGTTGCGGATAAACCTCCCGCGCCAGGCCCCGCTGCCACACCTCCTGTCCAGACTCGCCCCGCTGGCCCAGCCTCAGGCCCAGATTCCGGCCCAGGCTGCTGCTGGTCTGTCACGCCCACTACTGGAACAGATAACACAGCTAATCAACCGTCTGGCGTACAGCGGGGACACCTTTCAGGCAACTGGCCTGCGTCGCGCCCTGTCGGATTCCGGCGTTTTACTTGAAGCCAAGCTGGCTCGCGCGAATCCCCAACCCGCGCAGTTTTCGGCCGATATAAAAGCGGGCTTATTACAGCTACGTGCCGCCCTGACCAGCATGGCCCCGGGTGTTACCGCAGAATTACCGGCGCAGAATGAAGTGGCACCACCACCCCTGCGCGGCGCACCCTTGATACCACAAGCTGCTGACAGAACTCCCGCCGGGCCGGGCCTGCCAGCACCCCCAACGACACCTCAACTGCTGGGCCTGGTTGATGCCGCGCTCGCTCGCATCCAACTCAGCCAGCTCGCCTCCCTGCCTGCTGCCGATGACAAGAAACCGACATGGATGTTCGAGGTTCCTATACGTCATGGGGCGGTGATAGACGTGCTTCAGGTACGCATCGAAGCACCCGATCCGGATCAGGACAATAAAAATTCACCTCAGGCAAAAACCTTACCCTGGTGCATTGATCTCGCGCTCGATCTGGAGCAACTGGGCCCGATACATGCACGTATCAGCGCCCATCAGTCGCGTGTTTCGGTATCTCTGTGGGCGATGCGTACCGAAACCGTCTCGCTGTTCAACCAACAGCTCGAGACCCTGAGGAGCAGTCTGCTGCACAACGGGCTGGAGGTAGACAGTCTGGTCTGCCTGCCGGGAACACCACCTGCCGTCAATGACGCTGCAAATACAGCCCACAGGCTTCTGAACGTAAGGGCATGA
- a CDS encoding pentapeptide repeat-containing protein, producing MGLISRYMVLGRVLADDELSTDRVTWRRADSVWELKPDALRPGAGGGEDSLRLEQARRWEDERRGFDRRATENPETEELYRNQRSGAERRARQVKEQVQQQLASYQVRKSVAPKPEYKPARVLLVVMVAITLGALMYLTPRGQLPIAVRCDAPPAPQVNWNNCALQGAQLEGRDMRAGKMRNTNFTGANLRGALLAASDLAYSNLSLANLSYANLERADLMGAALRNADLSSSNLQHANLSYSDLTGANLGGADISHAKLDHAIWFDGGLCGTGSLGRCLRSDSTVGVMSIDPVVPAEVQ from the coding sequence ATGGGCCTGATTTCGCGCTATATGGTGCTGGGACGTGTTCTGGCAGATGATGAACTGAGCACGGATCGCGTCACATGGCGTCGTGCCGACAGCGTGTGGGAGCTGAAACCTGATGCGTTGCGGCCGGGTGCGGGGGGTGGTGAAGACAGCCTGCGTCTGGAGCAGGCACGCCGATGGGAGGATGAGCGCCGCGGTTTTGACCGCCGTGCCACAGAAAACCCCGAGACCGAAGAACTGTACCGAAACCAACGTAGCGGTGCGGAACGCCGCGCCCGTCAGGTCAAGGAACAGGTGCAACAGCAACTGGCGAGCTATCAGGTGCGCAAGAGCGTGGCGCCGAAGCCGGAATACAAGCCCGCGCGCGTGCTACTGGTGGTGATGGTGGCGATTACTCTGGGGGCGCTGATGTATCTGACACCGCGCGGACAACTGCCCATAGCAGTGCGTTGTGATGCACCGCCTGCGCCGCAGGTCAACTGGAACAACTGCGCGCTGCAGGGCGCGCAGCTTGAAGGGCGGGATATGCGTGCTGGGAAGATGCGCAATACCAATTTTACCGGGGCAAATCTGCGCGGGGCATTGCTTGCCGCGAGTGATCTGGCCTATAGCAACCTGAGTCTGGCCAACCTGAGCTACGCCAACCTTGAGCGTGCCGATTTAATGGGGGCGGCGCTGCGTAACGCCGACCTGTCATCCTCCAATCTGCAACATGCTAATCTGTCATACAGCGATCTCACCGGCGCCAATCTTGGAGGCGCCGATATCAGCCACGCAAAGCTGGACCATGCCATCTGGTTCGACGGTGGTTTGTGCGGGACAGGCTCGTTGGGACGGTGTTTGAGATCCGATTCCACAGTCGGCGTCATGTCGATTGACCCTGTTGTGCCGGCTGAGGTACAGTGA
- a CDS encoding TolC family protein produces MSPLGLPEAEQIALKSDPLTRRHAALAASYAEQAVADAQLPDPSLNLGAQNLPTDTFNTTQEDMTMVNLGVQQRFPPGDTLKHRAEQSTAYAASENARAEEQRRRVLNAVRNSWLESYYQARALETLHASYTLLEQLLRASQTQYGAGLASAQDMLNAELELRQLKERIIASETARAMAQADLARWTGPTPAARPLAADFPLLQSPLPYDTLQTVLDQHPRMQLEEATVRASNSEVDLARDNYKPSWEIGVGYGLRGGGRSDFASAGVSVSIPLFADKRQDRRLAASEQQATAARYTRDDVHRTLLHELDSGYSLWRGLGQRLAAYEKDIVPQAEQNATLALLAYQSNNADFATVMRARMVELEARLQTLRLRVDHARAQAGLIYLMGEFS; encoded by the coding sequence GTGTCACCGCTAGGATTACCTGAGGCCGAGCAGATCGCGCTGAAAAGTGATCCGCTGACGCGGCGCCATGCCGCCTTGGCGGCGAGTTATGCCGAGCAGGCGGTGGCTGACGCTCAACTGCCCGACCCCAGCCTCAACCTCGGCGCGCAAAATCTGCCTACCGACACCTTTAACACCACCCAGGAGGACATGACCATGGTCAACCTGGGTGTGCAACAGCGCTTCCCGCCTGGCGATACACTCAAGCACCGCGCCGAGCAGAGCACGGCATACGCGGCGAGTGAAAACGCACGTGCCGAGGAACAGCGACGACGGGTGTTGAACGCGGTACGCAACAGTTGGCTGGAGAGCTACTATCAGGCCCGCGCCCTCGAGACACTGCACGCCAGTTACACGCTGCTTGAGCAGTTGCTGCGTGCCAGTCAGACCCAGTACGGTGCCGGGCTGGCGAGCGCGCAGGACATGTTGAATGCGGAACTGGAACTGCGTCAACTCAAGGAGCGCATCATTGCCAGCGAAACCGCCCGCGCCATGGCGCAGGCTGATCTGGCGCGCTGGACCGGCCCCACGCCCGCTGCCCGCCCGCTGGCAGCGGACTTCCCGCTACTCCAATCTCCATTGCCCTATGACACTCTGCAGACCGTGCTCGACCAGCATCCGCGCATGCAACTGGAAGAGGCCACGGTGCGCGCCAGCAACAGCGAGGTCGATCTCGCGCGTGACAATTACAAACCCAGTTGGGAGATCGGCGTAGGTTACGGCTTGCGCGGTGGCGGGCGCAGTGATTTTGCCTCCGCCGGTGTCAGTGTTTCGATTCCGCTGTTCGCCGACAAACGCCAGGACCGCCGCCTCGCCGCCAGTGAGCAGCAGGCCACCGCCGCGCGGTATACGCGTGACGACGTACACCGCACGCTGCTGCACGAACTCGACAGCGGCTACAGCCTGTGGCGTGGGCTGGGCCAGCGGCTGGCGGCCTATGAAAAAGACATCGTGCCGCAGGCCGAGCAAAACGCAACGCTGGCGCTGTTGGCGTATCAGAGCAATAACGCGGACTTTGCGACGGTCATGCGCGCCCGCATGGTGGAACTGGAGGCGCGCTTGCAGACGCTGCGTCTGCGTGTCGATCACGCCAGGGCACAGGCCGGGCTGATCTATCTGATGGGAGAATTCTCATGA
- a CDS encoding chemotaxis protein CheW produces MSPLHVPEVQNTAPPLVDQAQALDVYLRSLLSEQPLPVEAPACVAVAQQVPVKAEEPPSALTDGPFQVLLFSVAGLTLAVPLAELHGVLTWSKGITPLPGHAPFFLGVRVHLGCNVKVIDTGALIAPRQRRPEEMNLRHIILIGGGEWGLACEDIGEVITLRAQDVRWRSARTERPWLVGTVTAHLSALLDTQAFATELAQGLPGR; encoded by the coding sequence ATGAGCCCGTTGCACGTGCCGGAAGTACAGAATACGGCACCTCCCCTGGTGGATCAGGCCCAGGCGCTGGATGTTTACCTGAGGTCGTTGCTGAGCGAGCAGCCGCTGCCCGTCGAGGCGCCAGCCTGCGTTGCTGTCGCACAACAGGTACCGGTAAAGGCAGAGGAGCCCCCGTCTGCCCTGACCGATGGGCCGTTTCAGGTGCTGCTGTTCAGTGTGGCCGGGCTGACGCTTGCTGTGCCACTGGCGGAGCTGCATGGCGTGCTGACCTGGTCAAAAGGCATAACGCCATTGCCGGGCCATGCCCCGTTTTTCCTGGGGGTGCGGGTGCATCTTGGCTGCAACGTCAAGGTTATCGATACCGGCGCCCTGATCGCGCCAAGGCAGCGACGCCCCGAAGAGATGAACCTGCGCCACATCATTCTGATCGGTGGTGGCGAATGGGGCCTCGCCTGCGAAGACATCGGCGAGGTGATTACCCTGAGAGCGCAAGATGTGCGCTGGCGCAGCGCGCGCACGGAACGGCCTTGGTTAGTGGGTACGGTTACGGCACATTTAAGTGCGTTGCTCGACACCCAGGCCTTTGCCACTGAGCTGGCGCAGGGGTTGCCCGGTCGCTAG
- a CDS encoding efflux RND transporter periplasmic adaptor subunit: MNTFLRWSLALLLLLAGVAVGVALQHAGWLGSGSRDAEVATDKKIAFYRHPMNPAITADRPLKDDMGMDYIPVYEGGDAAAAASGTVTVSSAMMQNMGVRTAQVQRSALVRSVEGVGYVSIDEDTLRREHVRVEGWVERLHVNFVGQQVLKGELLFELYAPKLVSASQEYVQALSVDNPMLQRAARERLLTLGLSAGQVASLERSRQVPRLSAVYAQHAGIVQNLNIRPGVYVEPGMEALALANLTSVWLLVDVFGQQASSIKSGVTAEIRFDDFPGKLWQGEVDYVYPDVTSATRTLKVRLRLANPDLQLKPNMYASVRLKAGATRAALQVPSAALIRTGTGERVIVVLGDGKFAQRTVVAGVEAGDQVEIIDGLTEGEAVVTSGQFLIDSEASLTASLERLSSPEAGAPPAVAKKTAHANGAINAIDGDTINISHPPIAEFNWPAMTMDFKFNGDASTLKPGMQIRFDLHQDDGGYVVENVTPYSGAAP, from the coding sequence ATGAACACATTTTTGCGCTGGAGCTTGGCCCTGTTGCTGCTGTTGGCGGGTGTGGCCGTCGGTGTCGCGTTGCAGCACGCGGGTTGGCTGGGGTCAGGTAGCCGCGATGCAGAGGTAGCCACGGACAAAAAAATAGCGTTTTACCGCCACCCGATGAATCCCGCCATCACCGCCGACCGGCCGTTGAAAGATGACATGGGTATGGACTACATACCTGTGTATGAGGGTGGGGATGCAGCGGCCGCTGCATCGGGCACGGTGACGGTGTCATCGGCCATGATGCAGAACATGGGTGTGCGTACCGCGCAGGTGCAACGCAGTGCGCTCGTGCGCAGTGTCGAGGGTGTCGGCTATGTCAGCATAGACGAAGACACCCTGCGGCGTGAGCACGTGCGCGTTGAAGGCTGGGTGGAACGGTTGCACGTCAACTTTGTCGGCCAGCAGGTACTCAAGGGCGAGCTGCTGTTTGAGCTGTATGCACCCAAACTGGTCAGCGCCAGCCAGGAATATGTGCAGGCGCTGTCGGTGGACAACCCGATGTTGCAGCGTGCCGCGCGTGAGCGGCTGCTGACGCTGGGTCTGAGCGCTGGACAGGTTGCCAGTCTGGAGCGCAGCCGACAGGTGCCGCGCCTGAGCGCTGTGTATGCACAGCACGCGGGCATCGTGCAAAATCTTAACATCCGCCCCGGCGTGTATGTAGAGCCGGGGATGGAGGCCCTGGCGTTGGCCAATCTCACCAGTGTCTGGCTGCTGGTGGATGTCTTCGGTCAGCAGGCGAGTAGCATAAAGTCGGGCGTGACGGCGGAAATACGCTTCGATGATTTCCCCGGAAAACTGTGGCAGGGTGAGGTGGATTATGTCTACCCCGATGTCACCAGCGCGACGCGCACCCTGAAGGTGCGGCTACGGCTCGCCAACCCGGATTTGCAACTCAAGCCCAATATGTATGCCAGCGTGCGACTCAAGGCCGGAGCCACGCGCGCAGCGCTCCAGGTGCCGAGTGCAGCCCTGATCCGCACCGGCACCGGTGAGCGCGTCATCGTGGTGCTGGGTGACGGCAAGTTTGCGCAGCGCACAGTGGTGGCCGGTGTGGAGGCCGGTGATCAGGTAGAAATCATCGACGGGCTCACCGAGGGTGAGGCCGTCGTCACTTCCGGCCAGTTTCTGATCGACTCCGAGGCCAGCCTTACGGCCAGCCTCGAACGCCTGAGTTCGCCCGAGGCAGGTGCCCCCCCGGCGGTGGCGAAGAAAACCGCGCACGCTAACGGGGCCATCAATGCCATAGACGGCGACACAATCAACATCAGTCACCCTCCCATCGCGGAATTCAACTGGCCCGCCATGACCATGGACTTCAAGTTCAACGGTGATGCGTCCACGCTCAAACCCGGCATGCAGATTCGTTTCGACCTCCATCAGGACGATGGCGGCTATGTGGTGGAGAACGTCACGCCGTACAGTGGGGCAGCGCCATGA
- the motD gene encoding flagellar motor protein MotD: protein MARKKKHEEHENHERWLVSYADFITLLFAFFVVMYAISSVNEGKHRVLSDSLVAAFRAAPKSIEPIQVGVPSKSPTPESQNILKKPTVLLPPRPPFPDTKVDIEETPPQDKPIKLFGEPPVEAAAVRDKKFTAPQGEENINAARQKSMPEIAAEIAQALSELVQQRLVTLNSDIRWLEIEINESVLFSSGRARPEPQSLPIMKRIADVLSPFSNVIHVEGFTDNIPIKTLAFPSNWELSAARAASVAHLLANEGIEESRLVALGYGEQRPVADNTTVEGRRKNRRIVLLVLADDSMRQQLETAHSGISRDRSTPAAKLPTTAAPAAVVDATSMAPTELPLPASVPAGVEPPTQPLAASVPAGVVEPPTQPLVITPPAVVTGMESSAAVAPVTVAPAPAATVQVQVPAATTTRAGAVAPARPAIVAPISPPIRLFTPLTLPPVGGTPFGLNTAPPKEVQQ, encoded by the coding sequence ATGGCCAGAAAGAAAAAACATGAAGAGCACGAAAACCACGAACGCTGGCTCGTGTCCTATGCAGATTTTATCACTCTGCTATTCGCCTTCTTCGTCGTGATGTACGCCATTTCATCCGTCAATGAAGGCAAGCACCGCGTGTTATCCGACTCGCTGGTGGCCGCATTTCGCGCCGCCCCCAAGAGTATAGAACCGATCCAGGTTGGTGTTCCGTCCAAGTCACCCACACCGGAAAGTCAGAATATCCTGAAGAAGCCCACAGTGCTGTTGCCGCCAAGGCCACCTTTCCCTGATACAAAAGTTGACATAGAGGAAACCCCGCCACAGGACAAGCCGATCAAGCTGTTTGGGGAGCCGCCTGTGGAGGCTGCCGCAGTCCGGGATAAAAAATTTACCGCGCCGCAGGGCGAGGAGAATATAAATGCTGCCAGACAGAAGTCCATGCCGGAGATCGCGGCAGAGATCGCGCAGGCACTTTCTGAGCTGGTGCAGCAAAGGCTGGTGACCTTGAACAGTGACATACGCTGGCTGGAGATTGAGATCAATGAGAGCGTGTTGTTTTCGAGCGGGCGTGCCAGACCTGAACCCCAGTCCCTGCCGATCATGAAAAGAATCGCGGATGTGCTCAGCCCGTTTTCCAATGTTATCCATGTAGAGGGGTTTACCGATAACATCCCCATCAAGACGCTCGCATTTCCCTCTAACTGGGAATTGTCCGCCGCGCGTGCGGCAAGCGTGGCTCATTTGCTGGCCAACGAAGGAATAGAGGAGTCGCGCCTCGTGGCGCTGGGATATGGCGAGCAGCGACCGGTGGCGGATAATACAACCGTAGAAGGACGCCGCAAAAACAGACGCATTGTGCTCCTGGTGCTGGCGGATGACAGCATGCGGCAACAGCTGGAGACTGCGCACTCAGGGATCAGCCGTGACAGGTCCACGCCTGCTGCCAAGTTGCCGACGACTGCGGCACCTGCGGCAGTGGTAGACGCTACCAGCATGGCGCCGACGGAGCTTCCTCTTCCTGCCAGTGTGCCGGCAGGGGTGGAGCCGCCCACACAGCCTCTTGCTGCCAGTGTGCCGGCAGGGGTGGTGGAGCCGCCCACACAGCCCCTTGTCATTACGCCGCCGGCGGTAGTGACAGGTATGGAATCTTCTGCCGCTGTAGCGCCCGTCACAGTGGCACCCGCGCCTGCAGCCACAGTCCAAGTCCAGGTACCGGCGGCCACCACCACGCGTGCGGGAGCGGTGGCGCCTGCCCGGCCCGCGATCGTAGCACCGATTTCACCGCCTATTCGATTGTTCACGCCACTTACGTTACCGCCTGTCGGCGGCACACCATTTGGCCTGAATACGGCGCCACCCAAGGAGGTGCAGCAATGA
- a CDS encoding EAL domain-containing protein, with translation MPAETTDKPNTPGRTAPATGIMLRAQLHGTRVLILHPDQVRLDHIQWMLGQHGITHLTLASCPDKALQYLQAAPDTGSEVFDAILVSASLPDDECHHTCRELRRQAGVDVPIIILGDSGNSTEQQYCEAGATDVWPAMEDSGLAHCLTLLLLLKLERTQSKQRDQQLRSELIERKGIEARLQYLVAHDELTGLYNRRRMGQLLELALINAQHNQRTSALLYLDLDQFRLINDAAGHSVGDKLLIEITHIMRRHINPESVLARIGSDAFVLLLENVTIEQVIEQANTLRRALDGFRFETSIKNYHISLSIGVALIEPHETLSADEVLARADQACYVAKAHGRNRVHLFSSDDSSMHLLQSDAYWAQKIRHALAHDMLCLLFQPIVSAHDGIVRHYEALVRLIGDQGELITPAHFIPVAERISLIHEIDMWVTQRAIQLLAKQAPRQSGLVININLSTQVLQHSGLLPLTREIMAKTGVEGQRITFEITETAAIASLAQTQNMLSQLRTLGCNFALDDFGAGFNSYSYLKHFPVDYLKIDGTFITNLVYDPVDQALVKSMIEVAHALGKKTVAEFVENAETLALLKSYGIDYVQGYYLGKPEHTFLT, from the coding sequence ATGCCCGCAGAAACAACTGACAAGCCCAATACACCCGGCCGCACTGCCCCTGCGACAGGAATTATGCTGCGTGCACAGTTGCACGGCACGCGTGTCCTGATCCTGCACCCAGACCAGGTGCGGCTTGATCACATCCAATGGATGCTTGGACAACATGGGATCACCCACCTCACTCTGGCCAGCTGCCCCGACAAAGCGCTGCAATACCTGCAGGCTGCGCCCGACACCGGGTCCGAGGTATTCGATGCGATACTGGTCAGCGCCAGCCTGCCTGACGATGAGTGCCACCATACCTGCCGTGAACTGCGGCGGCAGGCTGGCGTCGACGTGCCTATCATCATACTGGGCGACAGCGGTAACAGCACCGAACAACAGTATTGCGAGGCGGGCGCGACTGATGTCTGGCCGGCCATGGAGGATTCCGGACTGGCGCACTGCCTCACGTTGTTACTGCTGCTGAAGCTGGAGCGTACCCAAAGCAAACAGCGTGATCAGCAGCTAAGAAGCGAACTGATCGAGCGCAAAGGTATTGAGGCGCGCCTGCAATACCTGGTGGCGCACGATGAACTGACCGGACTGTATAATCGCAGGCGCATGGGGCAGCTGCTGGAGCTGGCGCTGATAAACGCCCAGCACAACCAGCGCACGAGCGCGCTGCTCTATCTCGATCTCGACCAGTTCCGGCTGATCAATGATGCGGCAGGCCACAGCGTCGGCGACAAACTGCTTATTGAAATAACACACATCATGCGCCGTCATATCAACCCGGAAAGTGTGCTTGCACGCATTGGCTCTGATGCCTTTGTACTATTGCTCGAGAACGTTACCATTGAGCAGGTGATAGAACAGGCAAATACGCTGAGGCGGGCGCTGGATGGCTTTCGTTTTGAGACCAGCATTAAGAACTATCATATCAGCCTGAGCATCGGCGTGGCTTTGATAGAGCCGCACGAAACGCTCAGCGCAGACGAAGTCCTGGCGCGCGCCGATCAGGCATGCTACGTAGCCAAGGCACACGGCCGCAACAGGGTGCATTTATTCAGCAGTGACGACAGCTCCATGCACCTGCTGCAGAGTGATGCCTATTGGGCACAGAAGATCCGGCATGCCCTTGCCCACGACATGCTATGCCTGCTGTTCCAGCCCATTGTCAGCGCGCATGATGGCATCGTGCGCCATTACGAAGCACTTGTGCGCCTGATAGGTGACCAAGGCGAGCTGATCACGCCCGCTCACTTCATCCCGGTCGCCGAGCGCATAAGCCTGATTCATGAAATCGATATGTGGGTCACCCAACGCGCCATCCAGCTACTGGCAAAGCAGGCGCCACGCCAGAGTGGCCTGGTCATCAATATCAACTTATCAACCCAGGTATTACAGCATTCGGGGCTGTTGCCGCTGACGCGCGAAATAATGGCAAAGACCGGAGTGGAAGGACAACGTATCACCTTTGAGATCACCGAGACTGCGGCTATCGCCAGCCTCGCCCAGACGCAAAACATGCTCAGCCAGCTGCGGACACTAGGCTGCAATTTTGCACTGGACGATTTTGGCGCAGGCTTTAACTCATACAGCTACCTGAAACACTTTCCGGTAGACTATCTCAAGATCGACGGCACCTTCATCACAAATCTTGTATACGACCCGGTCGACCAGGCACTGGTCAAATCAATGATTGAGGTTGCCCATGCTCTGGGAAAGAAAACTGTGGCGGAATTTGTCGAGAACGCCGAGACGCTGGCTTTACTCAAGAGTTATGGCATCGACTATGTTCAAGGCTATTACCTTGGCAAACCGGAGCACACTTTCTTAACCTGA